A region of Photobacterium sanguinicancri DNA encodes the following proteins:
- a CDS encoding HD-GYP domain-containing protein, which produces MANIKLAVDRLTPGLYVKLPLQWTEHPFLLNHFKIKDQQQLRLIKSLNLKYVYLIPDKSDNAPLDPDTKPEAISEQESQFLGKQAEKLWQEKQRRIEHLKNYKLRVQRCEKNFSRSLAQLRSIVSKIKSRPVTAIDEANDLVSTMVDALMESDNVALHLMNDKKEHEDIYFHSLNVAIIAMMLAKANGMSSESIKHLALGALFHDMGKLKVPTAILRKTTPLTPPEENYLRLHTKYSLELANLADTFPEAAKPILEQHHELIDGSGYPKGLKGDQITADAQLIALVNAYDSLCHPQDASKARIPYSALSYLFKNKKAQYNNEYMALLVKLMGVYPPGSVVQLSNQQLGLVISVNTSSLLFPNVLLYDPSVPSNEAPIIDLEESNLKIERAIAPDKLPEQVYDYLNPRVRISFYFDPTD; this is translated from the coding sequence ATGGCAAACATCAAACTTGCGGTCGATCGCTTAACTCCGGGCTTATACGTCAAACTCCCTTTGCAATGGACCGAGCACCCATTTCTGCTCAATCATTTCAAAATCAAAGATCAGCAACAGCTACGTCTAATAAAAAGCTTAAATCTTAAGTATGTCTACCTGATCCCTGATAAGAGCGATAATGCCCCGCTCGACCCAGACACCAAACCAGAAGCAATTTCAGAACAAGAAAGTCAGTTTCTGGGGAAACAAGCAGAAAAACTGTGGCAAGAAAAGCAGCGTCGTATTGAACATCTGAAAAACTACAAACTCAGGGTTCAGCGCTGCGAGAAGAATTTTTCACGCTCATTAGCGCAGTTACGCTCTATTGTCAGTAAAATCAAAAGCCGCCCTGTTACCGCCATCGATGAAGCCAATGATCTGGTTAGCACCATGGTTGATGCCTTGATGGAGTCTGATAACGTTGCACTGCATTTAATGAATGACAAAAAAGAGCATGAAGATATTTATTTTCATTCGCTCAATGTCGCCATTATTGCCATGATGCTCGCCAAAGCGAATGGGATGTCTTCGGAAAGTATCAAGCACCTAGCGTTAGGGGCTTTATTCCATGATATGGGAAAACTGAAAGTACCTACGGCGATATTGCGAAAAACAACGCCGTTAACGCCACCTGAAGAAAACTATCTACGTTTGCACACAAAGTATAGCCTTGAGCTTGCAAACCTTGCAGATACCTTCCCAGAGGCTGCAAAGCCCATACTAGAGCAGCACCATGAGTTGATTGATGGTTCTGGCTATCCTAAGGGGCTGAAAGGCGATCAAATTACCGCAGATGCCCAGCTGATTGCCCTCGTAAATGCTTACGATTCGTTGTGCCACCCACAAGATGCTTCCAAGGCGCGTATTCCTTACAGTGCGCTGTCGTATTTGTTTAAAAATAAGAAAGCGCAATACAACAATGAATACATGGCGTTGCTGGTCAAATTAATGGGCGTGTATCCACCGGGTAGCGTAGTGCAACTTTCCAACCAACAATTAGGTTTGGTCATCTCGGTAAATACCAGCAGTCTGCTATTTCCGAACGTATTGCTCTACGATCCATCGGTGCCATCTAATGAAGCCCCCATCATTGATTTGGAAGAGAGTAATTTAAAGATCGAGCGTGCTATCGCCCCCGATAAATTACCAGAGCAGGTTTATGACTATTTAAACCCGCGAGTACGCATCTCTTTCTATTTTGATCCAACCGATTAA
- a CDS encoding glutathione S-transferase family protein produces the protein MLTLYGYPRSRSLRVSWLLEELGLDWQYHLVNLQQGEQKTTDYLQHNVEGKVPTLIDNDLTLCESTAICLYLAERYGPHWLPHQSLQQQARHHQWISFIITELEQPLWNIGKHRYALPEPIRLPEMQAVASWEFKKAINVASHWLPESDYLFGNLPTVADLILTHTLNWATAFKQKLPANIEKYRLFVSQRPALMRALLKEQQALPT, from the coding sequence ATGCTCACCTTGTACGGATACCCTCGTAGTCGGTCATTACGTGTTTCATGGCTATTGGAAGAGCTAGGGCTAGATTGGCAATATCACTTGGTCAACCTTCAGCAAGGCGAGCAAAAAACGACAGACTATTTACAGCATAATGTTGAAGGCAAAGTCCCCACTCTGATCGACAACGATCTCACGCTATGCGAATCAACCGCAATTTGTTTGTATCTTGCTGAACGTTATGGTCCACACTGGCTGCCGCATCAATCCCTGCAACAACAAGCTCGCCATCATCAATGGATCAGTTTTATCATCACCGAGCTAGAACAACCTTTGTGGAACATCGGGAAGCATCGCTATGCCCTACCAGAACCGATTCGTTTACCCGAAATGCAAGCCGTCGCCAGTTGGGAATTTAAGAAAGCCATTAATGTTGCCTCACATTGGCTCCCCGAGAGTGATTATTTATTCGGCAACCTGCCCACCGTTGCCGATCTTATTTTGACCCACACCCTGAACTGGGCAACGGCCTTCAAACAGAAACTTCCTGCGAATATCGAAAAATACCGCCTTTTTGTGTCACAACGCCCGGCTTTAATGCGTGCGCTGCTCAAAGAGCAACAGGCCCTTCCAACCTAA
- the mltC gene encoding membrane-bound lytic murein transglycosylase MltC has translation MKKRALLLLSLALLNGCSREFIEKIYDVDYSTTNRFANNLAPLPGQFTKDLVALDKLINSFNGEVERYWGNEGMIASKHHYVKYTDGYQSRAHVDFDRGVVVIGTVAKTEPEKHLKAAIVTTLLTPDDPAGVDLYSDQKIQVGGKPFLFGQVLDQDKKPVEWSWRANRFADYLVKNKIKKRKVRFQQAYYVEIPMVADHVDKRGYKYASIVRDASKRYGINEDLIYAIIKTESSFNPYAVSHANAYGLMQVVPKTAGADVFKLVKKKSGVPSPEYLFDPVKNIDTGTAYFYILKNRYLRDVKHPTSLHYSMISAYNGGTGGVLNTFNRNDRKRAMNDLNNLKPNQVYWALTNKHPKAEARRYLQKVTTFQKEFNQGKI, from the coding sequence ATGAAAAAACGCGCTCTCTTATTGTTGTCCTTAGCTCTATTAAATGGTTGTAGCCGTGAATTTATTGAAAAAATTTACGACGTTGACTACAGCACGACAAACCGTTTCGCCAACAACCTTGCACCGCTTCCTGGCCAATTCACCAAAGATTTAGTGGCATTAGATAAACTGATCAACTCATTCAATGGTGAAGTCGAACGCTATTGGGGCAATGAAGGCATGATTGCCAGTAAGCACCACTACGTAAAATACACCGACGGTTATCAAAGCCGTGCCCACGTTGATTTCGACCGAGGCGTTGTTGTTATTGGAACCGTGGCAAAAACAGAACCAGAAAAACACTTAAAAGCCGCCATCGTAACAACCCTTCTTACTCCCGATGATCCTGCTGGGGTCGATCTTTACTCGGATCAAAAAATTCAAGTCGGAGGTAAACCCTTCCTGTTTGGCCAAGTATTAGATCAAGATAAAAAACCCGTTGAATGGTCGTGGCGTGCTAATCGCTTTGCCGACTACTTAGTCAAAAATAAAATCAAAAAGCGCAAGGTTCGTTTTCAACAAGCGTATTACGTGGAAATCCCAATGGTGGCCGATCACGTTGATAAGCGGGGTTACAAATATGCCAGCATCGTGCGCGACGCATCGAAACGTTACGGTATTAATGAAGATTTGATTTACGCGATCATCAAAACAGAAAGCAGCTTTAACCCTTATGCAGTGAGCCACGCTAATGCCTATGGTCTAATGCAAGTGGTGCCCAAAACCGCAGGGGCTGATGTTTTTAAGTTGGTGAAAAAGAAATCAGGCGTACCCTCGCCCGAGTACCTCTTTGACCCAGTCAAAAATATTGATACCGGAACCGCATATTTTTACATCTTAAAAAACCGTTATTTAAGGGATGTAAAACACCCTACTTCACTGCATTACAGCATGATTTCTGCTTATAACGGCGGGACTGGTGGCGTACTCAATACGTTCAATCGTAATGATCGTAAACGCGCAATGAATGATCTCAATAACTTGAAACCCAACCAAGTGTATTGGGCATTAACCAATAAACACCCGAAAGCTGAAGCTCGACGTTACTTACAAAAGGTAACGACTTTCCAAAAAGAATTTAATCAAGGCAAGATCTAG
- a CDS encoding oxidative damage protection protein encodes MSRTVFCTRLKKDAEGLDFQLYPGELGKRIFDNISKEAWTEWQGKQTMLINEKKLNMMDVEHRKLLETEMVKFLFEGQDVIIDGYTPPSE; translated from the coding sequence ATGAGCCGTACTGTATTTTGTACTCGCCTTAAAAAAGATGCGGAAGGTTTAGATTTCCAACTTTACCCTGGTGAACTTGGTAAACGCATTTTCGACAACATTTCTAAAGAAGCTTGGACTGAATGGCAAGGTAAACAAACCATGCTGATCAATGAGAAAAAGCTCAACATGATGGATGTCGAACACCGTAAATTGCTTGAAACAGAGATGGTTAAATTCCTGTTTGAAGGTCAAGACGTGATCATCGACGGTTACACACCGCCGAGTGAGTAA
- the mutY gene encoding A/G-specific adenine glycosylase — translation MSNPVSNAFSHAILAWYDKFGRKTLPWQLEKTPYKVWLSEIMLQQTQVATVIPYFERFLARFPTVQDLAAAEQDEVLHLWTGLGYYARARNLHKAAQCIVNEHGGIFPSDIDQVQALSGIGRSTAGAVLSLSLKQHHPILDGNVKRTLSRCYAIEGWPGKKNVENALWEIAETNTPADGVERYNQAMMDMGAMICTRSKPKCELCPVNDICQAKAQGRQAEFPGKKPKKTMPEKQTWFVILQHGDEVWLEQRPQTGIWGGLWCFPQHDNDQLTDIIEQRLSDQSRVVAKEQLTAFRHTFSHYHLDITPVHFTLDKLPHEIRENGQWYNLRQPAKIGLAAPVQQILESLHYQLVNG, via the coding sequence GTGAGCAATCCTGTCAGTAATGCCTTCTCCCACGCTATTTTAGCTTGGTACGATAAATTTGGCCGCAAAACCTTGCCTTGGCAATTAGAAAAAACGCCTTATAAAGTATGGTTAAGCGAGATCATGTTACAACAAACTCAAGTTGCAACTGTCATCCCCTATTTCGAACGCTTCTTGGCACGCTTTCCAACCGTGCAAGATCTGGCAGCAGCAGAGCAAGATGAAGTACTTCACTTGTGGACAGGACTCGGCTACTACGCACGAGCTCGCAACCTACACAAAGCAGCGCAATGCATAGTGAACGAACATGGCGGTATCTTCCCTTCAGATATCGACCAAGTACAAGCCTTGTCTGGCATTGGCCGCTCAACCGCAGGTGCGGTTCTATCACTATCACTCAAGCAGCATCATCCAATTTTAGATGGTAACGTCAAACGTACCCTTTCGCGTTGCTATGCCATCGAAGGCTGGCCGGGGAAAAAAAACGTAGAAAACGCACTGTGGGAAATAGCGGAAACCAATACGCCCGCTGACGGCGTAGAACGTTACAACCAAGCCATGATGGATATGGGGGCTATGATTTGTACCCGAAGCAAACCTAAGTGTGAATTATGCCCAGTCAATGATATTTGCCAAGCTAAAGCGCAAGGGCGCCAAGCCGAGTTCCCAGGTAAAAAGCCAAAGAAAACGATGCCTGAAAAACAAACATGGTTTGTAATTTTGCAGCATGGCGATGAAGTTTGGCTGGAACAGCGCCCACAAACCGGTATTTGGGGCGGATTATGGTGTTTCCCTCAGCACGATAACGATCAACTCACAGACATCATTGAACAGCGCCTCTCGGATCAATCCAGAGTGGTCGCGAAAGAGCAGCTTACCGCTTTTCGTCATACATTCAGCCATTATCATCTCGACATTACACCGGTACATTTCACATTAGACAAGCTACCACATGAAATACGAGAAAACGGCCAATGGTATAACTTACGTCAACCTGCAAAAATTGGCTTAGCCGCCCCCGTTCAGCAAATTTTAGAGAGTTTGCACTATCAGCTTGTGAACGGTTAA
- the trmB gene encoding tRNA (guanosine(46)-N7)-methyltransferase TrmB, whose translation MSEVTKKSGDVTLTEFTEDGKLVRKIRSFVRREGRLTKGQEMAMDKHWPTMGVDFVKENLNWAEEYNREAPVVLEIGFGMGASLVEMAKNAPEKNFIGIEVHSPGVGACLMAAGEAELTNLRVMCHDGVEVFDYMIPDGSLDTVQLFFPDPWHKARHHKRRIVQPEFVEMLRKKLKIGGVFHMATDWENYAEHMVEVMNAAPGYKNTATDGDYIPRPEDRPLTKFEARGHRLGHGVWDMKFARTE comes from the coding sequence ATGAGTGAAGTTACAAAGAAGTCTGGCGACGTTACGCTGACTGAATTTACTGAAGACGGTAAGCTGGTTCGTAAGATCCGTAGCTTCGTTCGTCGTGAAGGTCGTTTAACCAAAGGCCAAGAAATGGCAATGGATAAACACTGGCCGACTATGGGTGTGGATTTCGTTAAAGAAAACCTAAACTGGGCTGAAGAATACAACCGTGAAGCACCTGTTGTGCTTGAGATTGGTTTTGGTATGGGCGCTTCGCTAGTAGAAATGGCGAAAAACGCACCAGAGAAAAACTTTATCGGTATTGAAGTACATAGCCCTGGTGTTGGCGCATGTTTAATGGCGGCAGGTGAAGCTGAACTGACTAACCTTCGTGTTATGTGTCACGATGGCGTGGAAGTGTTTGATTACATGATCCCAGACGGTAGCTTAGATACCGTTCAACTGTTCTTTCCTGACCCATGGCATAAAGCGCGTCATCACAAACGTCGCATCGTTCAGCCAGAATTCGTTGAAATGCTACGTAAGAAGCTTAAAATCGGTGGTGTATTCCACATGGCGACAGACTGGGAAAACTATGCAGAGCACATGGTTGAAGTGATGAATGCAGCCCCTGGCTACAAAAACACGGCAACAGATGGCGACTATATTCCTCGTCCAGAAGATCGCCCATTAACTAAATTCGAAGCACGTGGTCACCGTTTAGGTCACGGCGTGTGGGACATGAAATTCGCGCGTACTGAGTAA
- the glsB gene encoding glutaminase B: protein MKPTEELLAGILDEVRPLIGKGKVADYIPALAEVSPNKLGIAVCYNDGEIIQAGDSNECFSIQSISKVLSLTLAMTLYEPEEIWQRVGKEPSGHAFNSMIQLEMENGIPRNPFINAGALVVSDLLHSRLSAPQYRMLEQVRELACNPHLIYDKAVASSEMQHSDRNASIAYLMRSFGNFENEVMPVLTNYFSYCSLRMSCVDLARTFSYLANKGLPLGAKKTIISQTQSKQMNALLATCGLYDGAGEFAYRVGMPGKSGVGGGIVAIVPGEMTICVWSPELDPSGNSLAGTAALELLAERIGRSIF, encoded by the coding sequence ATGAAACCAACAGAAGAGTTACTCGCTGGTATTTTGGATGAAGTCAGGCCCTTAATTGGTAAGGGAAAAGTGGCTGATTATATTCCTGCCTTAGCCGAAGTTTCGCCGAACAAACTTGGCATCGCTGTGTGTTACAACGATGGTGAGATTATTCAAGCGGGCGACAGTAACGAATGTTTTTCTATTCAATCGATTTCCAAGGTGCTGAGTCTGACATTGGCGATGACCTTGTACGAGCCAGAAGAAATCTGGCAACGAGTAGGAAAGGAACCATCGGGTCATGCATTTAACTCAATGATCCAGCTGGAAATGGAAAACGGTATTCCGCGTAATCCTTTTATTAATGCGGGGGCGTTAGTGGTATCAGATTTACTGCATAGCCGCTTGTCTGCTCCACAATATCGAATGCTGGAACAAGTGCGTGAACTGGCTTGTAACCCACACCTTATTTACGATAAAGCGGTAGCGAGTTCAGAAATGCAACACAGCGATCGTAATGCATCCATTGCCTATTTAATGCGTTCGTTCGGTAACTTTGAAAATGAAGTGATGCCAGTTCTAACTAACTATTTTAGCTACTGTTCGCTGCGGATGAGCTGCGTTGATTTGGCGCGTACCTTTAGTTACTTAGCAAATAAGGGACTTCCTTTAGGCGCAAAAAAAACCATTATCAGCCAAACTCAGAGTAAGCAAATGAATGCATTGCTTGCGACCTGTGGTTTATACGATGGCGCTGGCGAGTTTGCTTACCGTGTCGGTATGCCGGGCAAATCTGGTGTTGGTGGCGGTATTGTTGCGATTGTGCCGGGTGAAATGACGATCTGTGTATGGTCGCCAGAACTGGATCCTTCCGGTAATTCATTAGCAGGTACGGCAGCACTGGAGTTACTTGCAGAGCGTATTGGCCGTTCAATTTTTTAG
- the hemW gene encoding radical SAM family heme chaperone HemW, giving the protein MQVPPLSLYVHIPWCVQKCPYCDFNSHALKADIPELDYIDALLDDLDIDLAAYQLDDRARPLHSIFIGGGTPSLISPPEIGRLIAGIQARIPFSDDIEITMEANPGTVEAGRFDAYRQVGVNRISIGVQSFQDEKLTRLGRIHGSDEAKKAALLATNAGLNSFNLDLMHGLPDQSLDDAMSDLQQAIAQNPPHLSWYQLTIEPNTLFYSKPPTLPDDDNLWDIFEQGHQLLAEAGYVQYEISGYSKPGYQCRHNLNYWRFGDYLGIGCGSHGKVSFADGRIVRTVKVKHPRGYLNPAKPYLDQATEVTIEDRPFEFFMNRFRLLEACPKQDFIDRTGLPLSTIAPTMDWAIEQNFLQDQGEQWQITEHGKLFLNDLLAAFVAEDDE; this is encoded by the coding sequence ATGCAAGTACCACCGCTTAGCTTATACGTTCATATCCCTTGGTGTGTTCAGAAATGCCCATACTGCGACTTCAACTCGCACGCCTTAAAAGCGGATATTCCCGAGCTCGACTACATTGATGCGTTGCTCGACGATCTTGATATCGATTTAGCCGCTTATCAGCTTGATGATCGTGCGCGACCGCTTCACTCAATCTTTATTGGTGGTGGCACGCCAAGCTTGATCTCACCTCCAGAAATTGGTCGACTCATCGCTGGGATCCAAGCGCGTATTCCATTTAGTGACGACATTGAAATCACCATGGAAGCCAATCCTGGCACAGTAGAAGCAGGACGTTTTGACGCCTATCGCCAAGTCGGTGTTAACCGCATTTCTATCGGGGTACAAAGCTTCCAAGATGAAAAGTTAACCCGCTTAGGCCGCATTCACGGCAGTGACGAAGCAAAAAAAGCGGCACTACTGGCCACCAATGCTGGCTTAAACAGCTTTAACCTCGATTTAATGCACGGCTTACCGGATCAGTCACTGGATGATGCGATGTCGGATCTCCAGCAAGCTATTGCTCAAAATCCACCGCATTTGTCTTGGTACCAACTCACCATAGAACCCAACACCTTGTTCTATTCAAAGCCGCCAACGCTGCCTGATGACGACAATTTGTGGGATATTTTCGAGCAAGGCCACCAGCTATTAGCTGAAGCGGGTTATGTGCAGTACGAGATTTCTGGCTATAGCAAACCAGGCTATCAGTGTCGTCATAACCTTAACTACTGGCGTTTTGGTGACTACCTTGGCATAGGTTGTGGATCGCACGGTAAAGTCAGTTTTGCCGATGGACGTATTGTTCGTACCGTCAAAGTAAAACATCCTCGTGGCTATTTGAACCCCGCGAAACCGTACCTAGATCAAGCAACAGAAGTGACGATTGAAGATCGTCCGTTTGAATTCTTCATGAACCGCTTCCGCTTACTAGAAGCCTGTCCAAAGCAAGATTTTATTGATCGTACCGGCTTACCATTAAGTACTATCGCACCGACAATGGATTGGGCGATCGAGCAAAACTTCCTGCAAGATCAAGGCGAGCAGTGGCAGATCACCGAGCACGGAAAACTATTTTTAAACGATTTACTGGCCGCTTTTGTCGCTGAAGACGACGAATAA
- a CDS encoding XTP/dITP diphosphatase — MSKLVLATGNQGKVKEMANILADFGFDVVAQSDYNVSEVAETGTTFIENAIIKARHAAKETGLPAIADDSGLEVDFLKGAPGIYSARYAGEGASDQQNIEKLLEAMKDAPADQRTARFHCVLVMMRHENDPTPLVCHGSWEGSILTETHGDNGFGYDPVFWVPEDQCASAQLEPVRKKQLSHRGKALQKLFAALKEA, encoded by the coding sequence ATGAGCAAACTTGTACTAGCAACAGGCAACCAAGGCAAAGTGAAAGAGATGGCTAATATTCTGGCCGATTTCGGTTTTGATGTGGTTGCACAAAGTGATTACAACGTCTCTGAAGTGGCAGAAACTGGCACCACTTTCATTGAAAATGCCATTATCAAAGCGCGTCATGCCGCTAAAGAAACGGGCTTACCTGCTATCGCGGATGACTCAGGTTTAGAGGTTGATTTCCTAAAAGGCGCACCAGGTATTTATTCCGCGCGTTACGCTGGCGAAGGTGCAAGCGATCAGCAGAACATCGAGAAACTACTTGAGGCGATGAAAGATGCACCAGCAGACCAACGCACTGCACGCTTCCATTGTGTGCTGGTAATGATGCGTCATGAAAACGATCCAACACCTTTGGTATGCCACGGTAGCTGGGAAGGCAGCATCCTGACCGAAACCCACGGTGACAATGGCTTCGGCTACGATCCTGTATTCTGGGTACCAGAAGATCAATGCGCATCAGCACAGCTAGAGCCTGTACGTAAGAAACAACTGTCGCACCGTGGTAAAGCACTGCAAAAACTCTTTGCTGCGCTAAAGGAAGCCTAA
- a CDS encoding DUF4426 domain-containing protein: MKNMFFLLSALLFSALPAQAEQLKNIGELEVHYSSFPSTFLTPEVASTYRIQRSRYSAVVNVTVLDKSQQGKPAVAAVLSGTARNLLGNEKRLSFREVREGKAIYYIAEISHANEESLKFNIDVSQNGTNGTINFKQTFFVD, translated from the coding sequence ATGAAAAATATGTTTTTTTTACTGTCTGCGCTTTTATTCAGCGCCTTACCAGCCCAAGCCGAGCAACTTAAGAATATTGGTGAGCTAGAAGTACACTATTCTAGCTTCCCGTCGACCTTCCTAACGCCAGAAGTGGCCAGTACCTACCGTATCCAACGTAGCCGCTACTCTGCGGTAGTCAATGTCACCGTACTGGATAAAAGCCAGCAAGGAAAACCCGCAGTGGCGGCGGTACTGTCAGGTACGGCACGGAATTTACTGGGTAATGAAAAGCGCTTATCTTTTCGCGAAGTCCGTGAAGGCAAAGCTATTTATTACATTGCAGAAATTAGCCATGCTAATGAGGAAAGCTTAAAGTTTAATATCGATGTAAGCCAAAATGGTACCAATGGCACCATCAACTTTAAACAAACTTTCTTTGTCGATTAA
- the yggU gene encoding DUF167 family protein YggU, whose protein sequence is MSQPAVARAGDDLIIRLYIQPKASRDQIVGLHGDELKIAITAPPVDGKANAHLAKYLAKQFKVAKGQVCIEKGMQGRHKQVRIESPKVLPDSVAPLLE, encoded by the coding sequence ATGAGTCAACCCGCTGTTGCTCGTGCTGGTGATGATCTTATTATTCGGCTGTATATACAGCCGAAAGCCAGTCGCGATCAAATCGTTGGTTTACATGGCGATGAACTAAAAATCGCCATTACCGCGCCGCCAGTCGACGGTAAAGCCAACGCCCACCTTGCCAAATATCTAGCCAAACAATTTAAAGTGGCTAAAGGGCAAGTGTGTATTGAAAAAGGTATGCAAGGGCGTCATAAGCAAGTACGCATTGAAAGCCCTAAAGTTCTGCCTGACAGCGTAGCACCACTGCTCGAATAG
- a CDS encoding YggT family protein: MNAMAFLLNTVFDLYIMVVLLRVWLQWSRADFYNPFSQFVIKATQPIVAPLRRIIPSIGSLDLATLLLAYVLSVVKFLSLQMVVSGGNMMFSPDFLWVGALAMLKAAGGLLFWVLLIRAILSWVSQGRSPIEYVMHQLTEPLTAPIRRILPQMGGLDLSVLVLFIGLQFANFLMGDLIGPVWFQL; the protein is encoded by the coding sequence ATGAATGCAATGGCTTTTTTATTAAATACGGTATTTGACCTCTACATCATGGTCGTATTACTGCGTGTCTGGTTACAGTGGTCGCGAGCGGATTTCTATAATCCTTTTTCGCAATTTGTGATTAAAGCAACCCAACCTATCGTGGCACCGCTACGCCGTATTATTCCATCAATCGGCTCGCTAGATTTAGCGACCTTATTACTGGCGTACGTACTAAGCGTTGTGAAGTTCCTGTCACTACAAATGGTTGTGAGCGGCGGAAACATGATGTTCAGCCCTGACTTCTTATGGGTCGGTGCGCTGGCAATGCTAAAAGCAGCGGGTGGATTACTGTTCTGGGTACTTCTGATCCGTGCGATCCTTAGCTGGGTTAGCCAAGGTCGTAGCCCTATTGAATACGTTATGCATCAGCTAACTGAACCACTAACGGCCCCTATTCGTCGTATCTTGCCACAAATGGGCGGATTGGATTTAAGTGTTCTTGTGCTGTTTATCGGCTTGCAGTTCGCCAACTTCCTAATGGGTGACTTAATAGGCCCAGTCTGGTTCCAACTATGA
- the proC gene encoding pyrroline-5-carboxylate reductase, whose product MEQRSITFIGAGNMAHSIIAGLVTSGYNANLITATAPSAERREPLARQYGIHTDDDNVRAAEHADVIVLAVKPQLMACVCEKLQGINFTNKLVISIAAGISAQRLNEMLACELKLVRVMPNTPSLIGKGMSGLYASEIVGQQDKTFAEHLMQAVGEVCWVEQESGINAVIAAAGSAPAYFFLFMEAMQAEAIKQGFDADTARLLVQQSALGAAGMVQANPDLELSTLREQVTSKGGTTAEALRTFNEHQLSDTVAKAMRAAVSRAEEMEKLF is encoded by the coding sequence ATGGAACAACGCTCAATCACCTTTATTGGTGCAGGCAACATGGCCCACTCAATTATTGCAGGGTTAGTGACTAGCGGTTACAACGCGAACCTCATCACAGCCACAGCACCGAGTGCAGAACGTCGTGAACCGCTTGCTCGCCAATACGGCATTCACACCGATGACGATAACGTACGTGCCGCCGAGCATGCCGATGTTATTGTATTAGCGGTTAAGCCTCAGTTAATGGCTTGTGTGTGTGAAAAACTGCAAGGTATTAACTTCACCAACAAACTGGTGATTTCAATTGCGGCGGGTATTTCAGCACAGCGATTAAATGAAATGCTAGCTTGCGAACTAAAGCTCGTACGTGTAATGCCCAATACCCCGTCTTTAATCGGGAAAGGAATGAGCGGCTTATACGCATCTGAAATTGTTGGTCAGCAAGATAAAACCTTTGCAGAGCACTTAATGCAAGCTGTCGGTGAAGTATGCTGGGTCGAACAAGAGTCTGGCATTAATGCTGTGATCGCCGCGGCAGGCAGTGCACCTGCGTATTTCTTCTTATTCATGGAAGCCATGCAAGCAGAAGCGATCAAGCAAGGCTTTGATGCTGATACAGCCCGTTTATTGGTTCAGCAATCCGCATTGGGGGCAGCAGGAATGGTTCAAGCCAACCCTGATCTCGAACTTTCAACCCTGCGCGAACAAGTGACATCCAAAGGTGGTACAACGGCGGAAGCGCTTCGCACATTTAACGAACATCAGCTGAGTGATACAGTAGCCAAAGCAATGCGTGCTGCGGTCTCTCGCGCTGAAGAAATGGAAAAACTTTTTTAA